The segment TATTCTGTGGAATTTTTACTGTATTCTTTTGGTCTGAAAAGTACCACATTCCAAGATCTCCTGCAAGTTGGAGTTTGGGGAATTACTGAAATATGGAACGTTGGGACTTGTTGGGTTTTCTCATCATCACCTTAAATTGCAATGTGACAATTGTGGGtgagtattttctttttaattctttctccttttcccctttactaaaaatgacagaattcattgtctctcctggaacctgacttagtttccaattctgaGTTTTGCTGGTTGAGCTTTAAAGAACGAGCTTCAATGTTTTTGTCAATAAAGGACCTAGAAATATGTTTCCCCTTCCCTAGGTTCTGggtttgcttcctttttttctattacattttgTTCTCATTCCACTGTGATTACTTATGAAGGTCTTCAGTGAAATGCTGTTTGAAATCTTGCCGACTCTCCATTCATTGACACAAGTGCTGTGTTTGAAGACTGGAGCAGGTGGGAAGGGGTATTTTTATACCATACTCAAATTTTCCCATACTCAAATTACCAGGAATGGAgacaattttgtgaaaataaatcaTCGTTAtccttgaaatatatttttcttccacCATATTTCCCATTTGTTTTTAGGTGTCTTAAATATTTAGCTGATACTCTGCTTTCTTATTCCTTGCAACAAGATGAAGTTGTGTTTTAAAAAACTATACTCTCCTGTGTTTATTTCAACCTTTACCTTTCGTTGCTTCAATAGGCAATAGACTTCACACCCTTTCCTGTCTGTCCTCCCTCTTTCCATTACATGTGAtagtcataggatcattgatctaTAACTGGGAGATTATAATTTggtccttagaagtcatctattctGACTCCCTCATTTACATATTGGAAAACTGAggtttggcagctaggtggtacagtgggcagagtgtcaggcctgaagtcagcaatacctggattccaatccagcctgagacatttactagcactgtgaccctgggcaaggccctttttgcctcagtttcctcatctgtaaaattagctggagaaggaaacaacaaaccactccaatatctttgccaagaaaaccccaaatggggtcaggaagagttggacagggcTTACAGACatggagtgacttgtccaagttcacacaggtaataaatgccagagatgggatttgaacttgagaccTTTGACTCCCAGTGTAATATTCTTTCCTGAGAAAAcctaaagcattttataaattccCTTGGCCACATCCAGTTGATGCAAAATGGTTCTTTGAAGTTAGTCTCCTGGGTagattttgaaagttttttgatTTTTATTCACTGATGATGGCAACTTTCACAGACTTGGATCTCCCTGCTAGTTTGAATCACTAAGCAGTCAGGATTATCAGATACATTTGAACAAATTCAGTGTGGTTATTTTCAGTCATAAACAGCAATGTTAGATGCTAATTGTGTTCCCCAGCAAAAGTTCTGTGGATTGTTCCTTTGAACAGATATTAGCTACATCCATCTGTAATATAGACAATTACTATGTGGAGcagaaatcctttaaaaaaatcatttatttccttAAGTAGGTTGTACATGTCCTCTGTAGTCTTGTTTACACCATTAGCTGGCTTAGGAAACACTTTTTTTCAGAGACAATATGAAGATAGATTTCAGCTCTCCCCAGAGACAACTggactttttaaaagttcaaattaGTAGAGgctgaattaatgaatgaaatcttaatatatgttctttttttggtctaAGAATGCTGAAGCACTTTAAGAACAAAAACAATATTAGTTTACAAATGGGACAATGAAGTCACATGGAGCTTAAATGCCCTATTCAGAATACCATCCATAGATTTGggatttataattaaaaaaacaaaccaaaaagtatatttactctctctttctctctctacacatgcacacacacacacacacacacacacacacacacacacacacactctgtcccCATGTTCAAACAAAGtttttagaattttctttaaaCTTATTTGGCTGTAATATTTTCCACAACAATTTGCTTTTTTGTAGGGAAGATCTGGCTCATCTTCACTATAATGCTGAGGCTGGTGGTCATCATTTTGGCAGGCTACCCAATCTACCAAGATGAACAGGAGAGATTTGTCTGTAATACTTTGCAGCCAGGATGCTCCAATGTATGCTATGACATGTTTTCTCCTGTATCCCATTTCCGCTTTTGGCTGATCCAGAATGTGTCTGTTCTCCTACCATACATCATGTttagtgtgtttgtccttcaccaAGGTGCCCTACATGCTGCACTGGGGGCCCGCCAACCAGATTGTTGTAGAAGAGAGCATAGCTCTGGCCAGAGAGCAGTGAAGGGGCTCTACCCAAGGGCTGGCTGTTCTCATCTAAATGTCCCGGACTTTTCCACTGCATACATAATACAGCTTCTTTTGCGGATCTTGACTGAAGCAGCTTTTGCTGGTTCCCAATACTATCTCTTTGGATTTTGGGTTCCAAAACGATTCTCCTGCTACCACTCCCCTTGTACAAGCATGGTGGATTGCTATATCTCCCGACCCACAGAGAAATCAATCATGATGCTTTTTATTTGGGGAGTCAATGCTCTATCCTTCCTCCTAAGTTTTGTTGACCTGACTTGTAGCATGCAGAGATGGCTAAGGAGGAAGCATCTGGCAAAACAGGTGATAAAAAATGCTTGTGTCAATGAGGAGCATGGCTCTCCAAACATCTCTCCTGGTGAAGCCATGAACTATTTGACCTCAGAGCTAGAACAGGAACCTTCACACCTGGTGAAGAGGTCTAGTCCGACTAGTGAGAATGGTGAGTGGCCTGAGTCTAGAGGGGAAGATGTATCCCTTCATCCTGTGGTGTGGCCCAAAGATGCAGCTTCCAGGTCAAACCTCAACAGTCCAAGCAATAAGTCCTGTTCATTGGGAAGAATGACTTTTCCAGATGAAGATGGCAGTGAGATGATGTCCAGTGGCAGTGAACTGCAAAGGATAACTCCTAAACAGTTTCAGGGCAGACCTGTCAAAGAGATGGCTCAGGCTCCCaggtcaaaagacagtccccaaCTTGGAGAACTTGCTTCGGCCCCACGAAGCAGACTTGGAGGGCATTATTCATCCAGTGAGCTGAAACCTTCTGCTTCTCAGGTGAGCTGTGGCAGCCCTAGCTACCTGAGGGCCAAAAAGTCTGAATGGGTATAAAAAGATGATACCCAGGTGGATATGAAGGTCTGAGAAAGAAGGCCTAGCTAAGGCCTCCAGTATCTGCAGCCATAGTCATGGCAGATGGAAACCACAAGAAAGATACAACCTCAGATTTGACACGTGCAAATATCCAGGCAGGAATGATGAGCAGAAAGCAAATCTGGCCAAGGAGAAAGACAGGCTATACAGGAAACTCAGACCAGTTCTCTTCAGAGATTTAATTTCGATAAAGTCAGCTGCTGGAAAATAAgatttattttatgctttctaAAGTTTGGAAACTGTCCCAAGGAATATCACTCTAAGTCCACAATATTACTTATTTTGATGGCACTTTTTGTTCCTATTTCACCATGAAAGCCTAACTCTAGGCAAAAATGATTCAGCTGAGGCacaaaattgaattgaaaaactAATTTTAAGCTTATCTTTAGTAATACGCTTGAATAGTTTCTCTGAATACTTTAAAGGAATATCACATGGGACcactttgttttaaaaagtacaaCATGCACCTCAAGACTTTGTAAGTACAAAAGATGAAATGGTGAGACTGTATCAGTGCCTACAAAAGTATCACTGAATGTCTAGACCCCATTGGCAACATTTGAATGCTAACCAGGAAGTTTATAATGAAACAACTGGAAAGTTTTAGGTCGCTGCTAAACTTATTCTTGAGATGTAGAGTTAGTCTAGCTAATTATCTTCTAATATGTTTAGTATGGAGTGTTTTCCCTTGTACTAATAGAGCTCAACTGTGCCTTCATGGGTCATGGGGAAGCAGTTCATTGTTTTCTGGGAGAGAAAAGACTTAGGGCCTACTGAGAATCGGAATTACAGAACATGAGATTTGGTAGGAAACGTAGCTACCATCTCCTCTGACCTCATTTAAATA is part of the Notamacropus eugenii isolate mMacEug1 chromosome 3, mMacEug1.pri_v2, whole genome shotgun sequence genome and harbors:
- the GJD4 gene encoding gap junction delta-4 protein: MERWDLLGFLIITLNCNVTIVGKIWLIFTIMLRLVVIILAGYPIYQDEQERFVCNTLQPGCSNVCYDMFSPVSHFRFWLIQNVSVLLPYIMFSVFVLHQGALHAALGARQPDCCRREHSSGQRAVKGLYPRAGCSHLNVPDFSTAYIIQLLLRILTEAAFAGSQYYLFGFWVPKRFSCYHSPCTSMVDCYISRPTEKSIMMLFIWGVNALSFLLSFVDLTCSMQRWLRRKHLAKQVIKNACVNEEHGSPNISPGEAMNYLTSELEQEPSHLVKRSSPTSENGEWPESRGEDVSLHPVVWPKDAASRSNLNSPSNKSCSLGRMTFPDEDGSEMMSSGSELQRITPKQFQGRPVKEMAQAPRSKDSPQLGELASAPRSRLGGHYSSSELKPSASQVSCGSPSYLRAKKSEWV